One Mytilus trossulus isolate FHL-02 chromosome 5, PNRI_Mtr1.1.1.hap1, whole genome shotgun sequence DNA segment encodes these proteins:
- the LOC134718869 gene encoding uncharacterized protein LOC134718869, with product MVSTDTYPISIVVRTLSMTLISRTPNKVFLATTKDLKRQGKGGINHYPPIELSDLKKLYEYFDVNNNVQLQEKVFVDLMLYFGRRGRENIHELKITDFAATTDADGRVYIYMSSDELTKNHQQDENTADGRMYASDDDLCPVRSFRLYTSHLRGNKCDRLFQRPSTKLNSVKWYDSIPMGHNTIGNLMPTISGKAGLSVRYTNHSLRATSVHVLDNIGKFASRHIMTVTGHKSEASLKTYTGYTGDEIKKNMSDTISDTLRKPPSKKLCVREDFGDFELKPLSNSQFQDLLNDLDIDIAPKVDENNNISTTMTTDHYNKENINSSCVQNLQSVNIDNESICNRTVNYMDQRFPMPVLNNCSNVTINFNLK from the exons ATGGTATCAACAGACACTTATCCAATTTCGATAGTGGTAAGGACATTGTCCATGACACTGATTTCAAGGACTCCAAATAAGGTGTTTTTAGCAACCACAAAAGACCTTAAACGTCAGGGTAAAGGAGGTATTAATCATTACCCCCCGATTGAACTGTCAGATTTAAAGAAActgtatgaatattttgatgtaAATAACAATGTTCAACTCCAGGAAAAAGTCTTTGTTGACCTTATGTTGTATTTTGGTAGAAGAGGTCGTGAAAACATTCATGAACTTAAAATAACAGATTTCGCAGCCACAACAGATGCTGATGGAAGAGTGTACATATATATGTCATCAGAtgaattgacaaaaaatcatcAACAGGATGAAAACACTGCTGATGGCAGAATGTATGCAAGTGATG ATGACTTATGCCCAGTGAGATCCTTCAGATTATATACTAGTCATTTGCGAGGAAATAAATGTGATCGCCTTTTTCAACGTCCTAGCACAAAACTGAACTCCGTTAAATGGTATGATAGTATACCAATGGGGCATAATACTATTGGTAATTTAATGCCAACAATTTCTGGAAAAGCTGGATTATCAGTGCGTTATACAAACCATTCATTAAGAGCCACTTCTGTCCATGTATTGGATAATATTGGGAAATTCGCAAGTCGGCATATAATGACTGTAACAGGACACAAAAGTGAAGCCAGTCTTAAAACCTATACCGGCTACACAGGtgatgaaataaagaaaaatatgtctGACACTATATCTGACACTTTGCGTAAGCCACCATCTAAAAAGCTCTGTGTTAGGGAAGATTTTGGTGACTTTGAACTAAAACCATTATCAAATTCACAATTTCAAGATTTGTTGAATGACCTGGATATTGATATTGCTCCAAAAGTAGATGAGAACAACAATATATCCACTACCATGACTACAGACCAttacaacaaagaaaacattaacTCATCTTGTGTTCAAAACCTACAGAGCGttaatattgacaatgaaaGTATCTGCAATCGAACTGTCAATTACATGGACCAACGATTTCCGATGCCAGTGTTGAACAATTGTTCTAATGTAACaatcaatttcaatttaaagtGA